A region from the Candidatus Sysuiplasma jiujiangense genome encodes:
- a CDS encoding integrase core domain-containing protein: MQCIHGVRECAGQRQEFIANSTPEQQGHIESFHSTLKTEYMWLIEFGSYGEAAEYMPQVFVDYNNARIHSAIGYSTPGEF; encoded by the coding sequence ATCCAGTGCATTCATGGAGTCCGTGAATGCGCAGGGCAAAGGCAGGAATTCATCGCAAACAGCACTCCAGAACAGCAGGGGCACATCGAGTCGTTTCACAGCACGCTGAAGACTGAATACATGTGGCTCATTGAGTTCGGCAGCTACGGTGAGGCCGCCGAATACATGCCACAAGTATTCGTCGATTACAACAATGCCAGAATTCACTCGGCAATAGGTTATTCAACACCAGGAGAGTTCTAA